The Candidatus Cloacimonadota bacterium genomic sequence CTGAAGGATTGATCCTCATTTTTCCACAAGCTCGTTCCCTCAATGAAAATCAAGTCATTCAGCTTGATTCAGATTCTACACTTACCGGTGGTGTTGTTCCTGATATAAGAATTCCATTGACTGTTGAGAATGTTATTGCACAGTGGAACCAGGATCGAGATGTTCAGCTTGAATATGCGGATAGTATATTAACTGAAGAACACTGTTCGCAGAGCGCAGTATTACTTTATCCAAATCCCTGTTCTGAGAACTTAAAAATAAAAATTCTAAGAGAATTTGAGACTTCCTGCGATATTAGCTTTTATGATATTCGAGGTAGATTTATACATGAACAAAGAATTAATTTCGGTGCATTGGGTGAAGCAATACATTTGGATACTCATATCTTTTCTTCCGGTATTTATTTTTATCACATTTCTGATCGAACCAACGAGTATGTTGGCAAGATACTGCATATAGAATAGTCCGGTTTGTTGAAAAAACATCATAAATCGCTGAATTAACTCTACACATAGCGGAATTAATTCCGCACTTTTTAGCATATTAAGGGCAGAAATAATGACCTAACAAGAGACATATAAACTATTATCGAAATTGTATCTGTCTATTATAATGTAAGATACAGGAAAACGAGAGGGAATTAACACCACATTAATAATTTTTAGCACGAAAATTGTGACTATATTATGTATAAATAGAGCGTGCTCAGTAAATCGAAAATTTAAAACAAGGAGCAATAATGACAGAAAAAAGTGACCAGAAGAAAAAAAATGCACCCGAGGTTAGATCGGATTCAGGAATTGAACTGTCAGTTTTTAGACAATTTGCTCAATCCTCAAATCTTGGTTTTGGCATGGCTACGGTAGAAGGAATCACCGAATATGTTAATCCTGCACTCTGTCGAATGCTTGAAATTGATAAAGAGGAAATTCTCGGGGAATCATTCATTCAATTTTATCCTCCGGATATGCAAAAGAAATTGAAAGAGGAAGTAATTGCATCAGTTATGAAAAATGGAAGCTGGCAGGGTGAATTGAGTTTTAAAACAAAAAGTGGAAAAATGATTCATACCTTTGAAAGTTATGCAGTGATATACGATGAAAAAGGCAAACCTATGTTCATCAATGACGTGATACGAGATATAACTGAGTTAAAAAGACTTCAAGAGATCGAAATAGAATCAATAAAATCAAAACAGCAGCAAGAAGCAAAGCAAGAAAAAGAAAAATTATTACATAACCTCAATGAACGCCTAAAGGAGATGTCGACACTGTATCAGTTTGAGAAAATCGAGAATAATACTGATCTTTCTATTGTGGAGTCACTACAAAAAATAGCTGAAATACTACCTGCAGGATTTCAATTTCCAGATATTACAGAAGCCACAGTTAAGTATGACAATACATATTATACGACGGAGCATTATAAAAAAACTTACAACTATTTGGAAGCACCGATTATAATCAATAATGAAGAAAAGGGTTTTGTGCGAGTTGACTATACAAAGAAAGTGATACCTGACCGGAAGAATCAATTCTTGGATGAAGAGAAGAAACTGATTGAAACGATTGCCTCAAATACTGCAAATCTCATTATAAGAAGAGAGTCAGAAAGGAGATTGGCAGAAAGTGAGAAGAAATTTCGGGAAATCGTTAATGCTCTTAATGATGCAATTTATAACTCAGACAATCAGGGTAAGCTTACCTTTGTCAATCAAGCACTTTGTGATATTTTTGGTTATAAAGAAGATGAGATCTTAGGAAAACCTTTTGGAATGTTCATAATTCCTGAAGCACAAGAAAAATTCTTGATAGCTTACAAAGATTCTTTTAAAAATAAAAAAGCACACGATGTCCTAGAAGTTCCAGTTATTAAAAAAGATGGTTCAAAAAGAGTAGTTGAGATCAAACCGACCATTATCTTTGAAGATGGTAAACCTGTAGGTTCCCTTGGAATCATACGGGATATTACTGAGCAAAAGGAGTGGGAACAAAAGATGCGGGAGAGCGAAGAACGTTACCGCTCATTTGTGGAAAACTTCCATGGTATTGCCTTTCGAAGTAAAATGGACTGGACTCCAATCTATTTCCATGGTTCTGTTGAGGAGATAACAGGATATACCGAAGCAGAATTTATTAACGGAAATCCACGCTGGGATCAGATCATTCACAAAGATGATCTTAAGAAACTAATTGCAGAATCCTCAAAAAAAGGAATCCAAAAAGAAGGATATATCGCAAATCGTCAATACCGAATAATTACTAAACATGGAAAAACCAAATGGGTGTTGGATTATATTAAGACAGTATATGATGAAGTCAATGGAGAAAATATCCTACAAGGAGCTCTCTACAATATAACTGAACAAGTGAATGCGCAAGAAAAATCTGTCATTTTGGATAGTACTCCAACGCTTGTGGCTTATCATGATCTGAAACATGAAATAATCTGGGCTAATAAGACTGCCTGTGAATCTGTTCAAATGGAATTGGATGAAGTTGTTGGGAAAAAATGTTATGAGATGTGGGCATCACGGAAGAAGGAATGTGAAAACTGCCCTGTTCGAAAATCGTGGGAAACGGGTGAGATCGTTAAAGGGGAAATGGAGACACCTGATGGTCGATACTGGATGATCTATGCCGGACCTGTGTTTGACGATAAAGGAAAGGTGATCGGTGCTGTTGAAACTACCCTTGATATAACAGAACAGAGAGTAATTGGATTAGAACTTCAGCATAACCAGAACATGCTCCGCCAGATCATCGATACAGTTCCAAGCAGTATCTTTATAAAAGATCGAGATGGGAAGTATCTGCTCGTTAATAGTCTTATGGCTGAGCAGCATAACACGACACCGGAAGAGCTTGTCGGCAAATATGACTATGAGATCGCACAAAAATGGTTTGAAAAAGTAGATTATCAGGAGTTTCGGGCACGTGAGCAAAAATCAATAGATTCGAATACTACCCTTTTCATTCCTGAAGAATCATTTATTCATCAGGATGGGACAGTACGATGGTCTCAAACAACAAAAATTCCCTTTGAACTCTATGATAAAGAGAAATGTCTGCTTGTTATTTCCATCGATATAACTAATCGTAAGATTTCAGAAGAATCGCTGAGGATAGCAAAGGAACGATACGAAACAGCAGAGGAATCAGCTCATCTCGGGCACTGGGAAATGGATATCGAAACCGGAAAGAGTTTGTGGTCCGATGAATTCTTCCGTATTTGCGGCTTCGAGCCGGGAGCATTCAGTCCAACTGAAGAGATCGGTATGCAATCAATCCATCCGGATGATAGAGATAAAGCTGCAAAAGCAGTTGAAGAATCGATTGCAAACAAAAAACCCTATGCTATCGAGAAAAGGATCGTGAGACCTAATGGTGAGATTCGATGGGTGCATTCGATCGGAAAGATCATATGTGATAAAGATGAAAAACCAATAAAGCTTCAGGGATCGTTTCTAGATATCACAGAACGGAAGAAAGCAGAGAAGCTTCAGGAAACTTTCTATAAGATCTCTAACGCAGTAAGCACCACGGATGATATTCAGGATCTTTACAGACGAATTCAGTTATATCTTGGTAATATCATTGATACAACGAACTTCTATATAGCACTTTACGACAGCAAGAAACAATACATCTCATTTGGATATTATGCAGATGAAAGTTTTGAAAATCCGGATCATATGCCTTCGGGGCGTCCTTTCGGAAAGGGTTTGACTGAATATGTGCTTTCAACGGGTAAACCTTTGTTTGCAACCAGACAAACACAACATGAATTGGCAGAGAAAGGAGAAATTGAGGTCATCGGAAGATTATCTGAGATCTGGCTGGGTGTTCCACTTTGTATTGATAGTGGTCAAATTGGTGTGATAGCAGTCCAAAGCTATATCGATCCCAACCTTTATACAAAGAATGATATAGAGATACTCAATTTTGTATCCCAGGAAATAGCACTTGCCATCAACCGCAAACAGGTAGAAGAAAAGATAAAACGAGAATTAAAGGAAAAGGAGCTTCTGCTCAGAGAAATTCATCATAGAACAAAAAATAATCTTCAAACGATCTGCGGTTTATTGCAGCTCCAGGAATATTCGATCAACTCCAAAGAGGATGCGGTCAAGGGTTTCGAAGCAAGCCAGGACAGGATCAGGGCTATGTCGAGTGCCTACGAAATATTGCTCAGTTCAGAATACATGTCTGAAGTCACACTGGGAGAATATATTACCTTACTTGTTGAACAGATAAAGAAAAACTATGATATTCATAACAAGGTCAAGCTTGCATTTTCACTCGATGAAGTATCTTTTGAAACTGAGAAGTTAAGTAAACTCGGATTAATATTGAATGAAATTATTACGAATTCAATTAAATATGCTTTTGAGGATATGGAAAAAGGAACTGTAAAACTAAGATTATCGCAGGATGAAAAAAATGTGATCTTAAAGATATCAGATAACGGTGGGGGTATCCCCAAAGAAATAGATCTAAAAAATCCTAAAACCCTCGGTTTATCATTAATTGATATGTTGGTGTATGAATTTGGTGGTACCTATTTACTGAATATAAATAAGGGCACCAGCTATACGTTGAATATTCCCAAGCATGGACGTTCATAGGGGAGATGCATATGATCTTTAGGCTGAATATTTTACTTGTAGAAGACAATCCAGGTGATGCTGAGCTTATCAAAGAATATATCTTTGATACGAGTCTGCGTAATTCAGTTTTTACTGAAGCACACACCCTTCAGGAAGCTATTATGTTCTGTGTTGAACAGGA encodes the following:
- a CDS encoding PAS domain S-box protein; protein product: MTEKSDQKKKNAPEVRSDSGIELSVFRQFAQSSNLGFGMATVEGITEYVNPALCRMLEIDKEEILGESFIQFYPPDMQKKLKEEVIASVMKNGSWQGELSFKTKSGKMIHTFESYAVIYDEKGKPMFINDVIRDITELKRLQEIEIESIKSKQQQEAKQEKEKLLHNLNERLKEMSTLYQFEKIENNTDLSIVESLQKIAEILPAGFQFPDITEATVKYDNTYYTTEHYKKTYNYLEAPIIINNEEKGFVRVDYTKKVIPDRKNQFLDEEKKLIETIASNTANLIIRRESERRLAESEKKFREIVNALNDAIYNSDNQGKLTFVNQALCDIFGYKEDEILGKPFGMFIIPEAQEKFLIAYKDSFKNKKAHDVLEVPVIKKDGSKRVVEIKPTIIFEDGKPVGSLGIIRDITEQKEWEQKMRESEERYRSFVENFHGIAFRSKMDWTPIYFHGSVEEITGYTEAEFINGNPRWDQIIHKDDLKKLIAESSKKGIQKEGYIANRQYRIITKHGKTKWVLDYIKTVYDEVNGENILQGALYNITEQVNAQEKSVILDSTPTLVAYHDLKHEIIWANKTACESVQMELDEVVGKKCYEMWASRKKECENCPVRKSWETGEIVKGEMETPDGRYWMIYAGPVFDDKGKVIGAVETTLDITEQRVIGLELQHNQNMLRQIIDTVPSSIFIKDRDGKYLLVNSLMAEQHNTTPEELVGKYDYEIAQKWFEKVDYQEFRAREQKSIDSNTTLFIPEESFIHQDGTVRWSQTTKIPFELYDKEKCLLVISIDITNRKISEESLRIAKERYETAEESAHLGHWEMDIETGKSLWSDEFFRICGFEPGAFSPTEEIGMQSIHPDDRDKAAKAVEESIANKKPYAIEKRIVRPNGEIRWVHSIGKIICDKDEKPIKLQGSFLDITERKKAEKLQETFYKISNAVSTTDDIQDLYRRIQLYLGNIIDTTNFYIALYDSKKQYISFGYYADESFENPDHMPSGRPFGKGLTEYVLSTGKPLFATRQTQHELAEKGEIEVIGRLSEIWLGVPLCIDSGQIGVIAVQSYIDPNLYTKNDIEILNFVSQEIALAINRKQVEEKIKRELKEKELLLREIHHRTKNNLQTICGLLQLQEYSINSKEDAVKGFEASQDRIRAMSSAYEILLSSEYMSEVTLGEYITLLVEQIKKNYDIHNKVKLAFSLDEVSFETEKLSKLGLILNEIITNSIKYAFEDMEKGTVKLRLSQDEKNVILKISDNGGGIPKEIDLKNPKTLGLSLIDMLVYEFGGTYLLNINKGTSYTLNIPKHGRS